In the genome of Chaetodon trifascialis isolate fChaTrf1 chromosome 21, fChaTrf1.hap1, whole genome shotgun sequence, the window CTGTCTGCAGGGGAGAGGTTCCCCCCATCGGAGATCCGGATGAGCTTGTAGAAGCTGTGGAGTGTGCTGCTTTCCTGCAGGTTGCATGTTTGACGCAGCATCTTTGTGACATTATTGACTCAGACAACTGCCTCTTGCTTTACCATGCAGCCTCCATCTTTGGAGTGCAGTCCCTCTTTGACAGCGCTGCTCTTTTCCTTTGTGATGCTTTCGATGATTTGAaggaagcagcagaaagcacatTACCCGAAGAACTTCTTGAATATTCTCAATCATTGTCTCCTACTTCTTACATTGCTATAGGCACACACTCGCCTTCAATGGAACTGCTGCACGACTCCTTCAGGGTCGTTTGCTACCTGGATGAAAAGGCGGGAGAGTGGAAGCATCTGACAAACCTCCCCACTCTCTGTAGCACCTCCATGGCTGGAGTGGCAGTGCTTGACAATCGACTGTACATTGTGGGGGGAGTTTACGGTTACGGCAAGGACACAGTGGACGGCAGCTTCTGCTACAACCCCGAGTCAGGGGTCTGGACTTCTCTTCCAGGTCCCCAGCAACCAAGATATGACTTCACCCTGCTGGGGCACGATGGCCGACTCTATGCCATCGGCGGTGAACTGCAAAAACGGATCATTTCCACGGCGGAGAGTTTTGACGTTAAGAAGAGAGAGTGGACATTCATACAGCATGCACCAAGGCCTGTAGCATCTGCAGCTTGTGCTGTTGCAAGACGGCGgatgtttgtttgcttctggAAACCACCAGACACCACCGATATCTATGAATACACGCCAGTGGAAGACGAGTGGAAACTTGCGACGACAATGATCAAACCTCAAAGCTACGGCCACTGTATGGTGGCTCACAGGGACAATTTATATGTGATGCGTAACGGGCCTTGTGACGACTTCCTGCGCTGCCTAATGGACTGCTACAACATCACCACAGGCCAGTGGACAGCCATGCCCGGACACTACATCAACAGCAAGGGGGCGCTGTTCACTGCAATGAT includes:
- the LOC139350130 gene encoding kelch repeat and BTB domain-containing protein 13, which gives rise to MEVPEGLRVNQDTQAENASLDLEHREQQAGWVRVRVEESWFTVERALLARCSNYFRALFHSGMLESRQDEFHLKGGVHARGFLIALAVCRGEVPPIGDPDELVEAVECAAFLQVACLTQHLCDIIDSDNCLLLYHAASIFGVQSLFDSAALFLCDAFDDLKEAAESTLPEELLEYSQSLSPTSYIAIGTHSPSMELLHDSFRVVCYLDEKAGEWKHLTNLPTLCSTSMAGVAVLDNRLYIVGGVYGYGKDTVDGSFCYNPESGVWTSLPGPQQPRYDFTLLGHDGRLYAIGGELQKRIISTAESFDVKKREWTFIQHAPRPVASAACAVARRRMFVCFWKPPDTTDIYEYTPVEDEWKLATTMIKPQSYGHCMVAHRDNLYVMRNGPCDDFLRCLMDCYNITTGQWTAMPGHYINSKGALFTAMIRGDSAFTVKHMLTLEYTITGNGWKPRKQMKGFPKSGSLWTCLLRLPKTGPVIPQLDAEGKEEEMSLPDTSDRFVEALPQL